TTCCGTGAAGATGACTTCCTCTGTAGCGCCCAGGCCCAAACCGCCAAGACTCGTAGGGGCAGCGATCCCCATGAGTCCCTGCTCGTAAGCGAGAGACAACAATTCCAGGGGGAACTCCGCCTTCTCGTCGGCCTCACGCCACCTGGGTTCGATCTCGCGACGTGCGAACTCCGCCGCGACCTTTCTCATTTCTTCTTGGTCGGGGTTGAGACTGAATGACAACATCGAATTGCCTCTCGACTTCCGCTAGCTAGTTCGGCTCTAGGCAGACCGTGGCCTTAGATGACCACGAGGGGATTGGTAGGGCTGCCCGTTCCACCTTTGATGGGCAAGGGTGCGGCCATGAAGAGGACCTCTCGTTCACCGCATGCCGCGACCTCCTCCAAGTCCGCCGCCTCGACGAAGTAGATGCCATGATCCCTGATGAGTTCCAGGTGGACCGGAGCAACTTTTCGCTCGATCGACGTGTCCCAAGGGACGGCTTCGATCGCCAGGTTGTCGGAGAGGATGACGGCGACGTCGTACCGGGCCAGGAAGCGGCCCCCACTGACGCTCAGTCCAGGCCACCCGTGCACGTCCGCGACGCCTTCCCGGAAATCCTTGAGAAAGCCGGTGCGGATCAGAACGGCGTCACCGGGCTGCAGCGTGAGTCCGTCGCGCTCCAGGGACTGAGCTAACATGTCATCTGTGATTTGGAAGCCGGGTTCCAGATGGTCGCGGCCGAGATCGCGAGGAATGTCGATGAAGATTCCCCGGGTGACGATACCCTTGACATTCTCGATCCCCAGGCGGCGAGCCCCCGAAGTGCTCCTGACCTCCGAACGAGAGAATCCGTTGTACATCTGGCCCTGATCCCAGATGTGCCCCAACGCGTCCATGTGCGTCCCGACCTGGGTCCCCGTAATGAGGAAGGAGTCGGCCATCTCAGCGCCCCCCTCGGCCTT
This sequence is a window from Nocardioides sp. S5. Protein-coding genes within it:
- a CDS encoding cyclase family protein, whose product is MADSFLITGTQVGTHMDALGHIWDQGQMYNGFSRSEVRSTSGARRLGIENVKGIVTRGIFIDIPRDLGRDHLEPGFQITDDMLAQSLERDGLTLQPGDAVLIRTGFLKDFREGVADVHGWPGLSVSGGRFLARYDVAVILSDNLAIEAVPWDTSIERKVAPVHLELIRDHGIYFVEAADLEEVAACGEREVLFMAAPLPIKGGTGSPTNPLVVI